One region of Haloprofundus salilacus genomic DNA includes:
- a CDS encoding ABC transporter ATP-binding protein — protein MEPAVHLDGITKRFPGVVANDDVDLVVERGSVHALLGENGAGKTTLMNVLYGLYEPTKGDVYVNGDGLEPADDGVPSRYADAPRQFDSPGDAIDAGVGMIHQHFMLVGPMTVTENITLGNEPRKWGGLAVDGERARREVVDLCDRYGFDVGPDATIADVSVGVQQRVEILKALYRGADVLILDEPTAVLTPQEVDDLFAVFDELTAQGKTIIFITHKLGEAMHAADDVTVLRDGRNVGTVAADDVTREQLAEMMVGREVLQTVEKPPVERGDSVLTVDRVSAEDERGVEAVSDVSFSVHEGEVFGIAGVDGNGQSELVETITGLREPTTGSVAFEREDITEWPRQRRIDRGMAYIPEDRHERGLVMKFDLTENGLLGSQHSRPFAESGRIEWGRARDHAQDIIDEYDVRPPNRDAKAASFSGGNQQKFIVGREFERDPSLVVATHPTRGVDIGSTEFIHDRLLELRSAGKAVLLVSSKLEEVQGISDRLAVMHDGEIMDVVDPETVTEEEIGLLMAGEQLPEESSATSLRDDAAGTETTAGGEDAGVTARGEKR, from the coding sequence ATGGAACCGGCCGTCCATCTCGACGGAATCACGAAACGTTTCCCCGGCGTCGTCGCCAACGACGACGTCGATTTGGTCGTCGAGCGGGGGTCGGTTCACGCCCTTCTCGGCGAGAACGGCGCAGGGAAGACGACGCTGATGAACGTTCTCTACGGACTGTACGAACCGACCAAAGGGGACGTGTACGTCAACGGCGACGGACTCGAACCGGCGGACGACGGAGTGCCCAGCCGATACGCCGACGCCCCTCGGCAGTTCGACTCGCCGGGCGACGCCATCGACGCAGGCGTCGGCATGATTCACCAGCACTTCATGCTGGTCGGCCCGATGACCGTCACCGAGAACATCACCCTCGGCAACGAACCCCGGAAGTGGGGCGGGTTGGCCGTCGACGGCGAGCGCGCCCGCCGGGAAGTGGTCGACCTTTGCGACCGCTATGGCTTCGACGTCGGCCCCGACGCCACCATCGCCGATGTGAGCGTCGGCGTCCAACAGCGCGTCGAGATTCTGAAGGCGCTCTACCGCGGTGCGGACGTGCTCATCCTCGACGAACCGACGGCAGTGCTCACGCCGCAGGAAGTCGACGACCTCTTCGCCGTCTTCGACGAACTCACCGCCCAAGGAAAGACTATCATCTTCATCACGCACAAACTGGGCGAGGCGATGCACGCCGCCGACGACGTCACCGTCCTCCGCGACGGGAGGAACGTCGGCACCGTCGCCGCCGACGACGTGACCCGCGAACAGCTCGCAGAGATGATGGTCGGTCGCGAGGTACTCCAGACCGTCGAGAAACCGCCGGTCGAACGCGGCGACTCGGTGCTCACCGTTGACCGCGTCTCCGCGGAGGACGAACGCGGGGTCGAGGCCGTCTCAGACGTCTCCTTCTCGGTTCACGAGGGGGAGGTGTTCGGCATCGCGGGCGTCGACGGCAACGGGCAGTCCGAACTCGTCGAAACCATCACCGGCCTTCGAGAACCGACGACCGGGAGCGTCGCCTTTGAGCGCGAGGATATCACGGAGTGGCCGCGGCAACGTCGCATCGACCGCGGGATGGCGTACATCCCCGAGGACCGCCACGAGCGCGGCCTCGTGATGAAGTTCGACCTTACGGAGAACGGCCTCCTCGGCAGTCAACACAGCCGGCCGTTCGCCGAGAGCGGGCGCATCGAGTGGGGTCGAGCCCGCGACCACGCGCAGGACATCATCGACGAGTACGACGTGCGTCCCCCGAACCGTGACGCGAAGGCGGCTTCTTTCTCCGGCGGCAACCAGCAGAAGTTCATCGTCGGCCGCGAGTTCGAGCGCGACCCCTCGCTCGTCGTTGCTACCCACCCGACCCGCGGCGTCGACATAGGTTCAACCGAGTTCATCCACGACCGTCTGCTCGAACTCCGCTCGGCCGGAAAAGCCGTTCTCCTCGTCTCCTCGAAGTTAGAGGAGGTTCAGGGCATCTCCGACCGCCTCGCGGTGATGCACGACGGTGAGATAATGGACGTGGTCGACCCCGAGACGGTCACCGAGGAGGAGATCGGCCTGCTGATGGCCGGCGAACAGCTCCCCGAGGAGTCGTCGGCAACGAGCCTACGCGACGATGCCGCCGGGACCGAGACGACGGCCGGTGGCGAAGACGCGGGCGTCACCGCCAGGGGTGAGAAACGGTGA
- a CDS encoding BMP family lipoprotein, producing the protein MNVDRRTLIKATGAAGIAGLAGCTGGPTEDGNGGTNDTGGNGSDDSGNESTDGGAEASGSADVNVGMVYATGGLGDGSFNDQAQTGVKQAADEYSVTHDDVQPSEVTEFQTFQQQFAQGGEYDLICCIGFLQAEALAENAPDYPEQNFMIVDSVVEEPNVASYVFGENEGSFLVGQLAGLLTQQEFSAGAGETSPDQAKVGFVGGVEGDLIGKFEAGYRAGVAEVSQDIEVQVSYVGNFNDTQAGNEAATAMYNDGVDIVYHAAGNAGRGVFEAAQDAGKFAIGVDKDQSVTESGYADVILASMVKRVDTAVYTSIESVVNAEFEGGSVTTLGLEQEGVAAVYGDEIGDDIPEDVTSSVSESRQAIIDGNISVPVDPSNL; encoded by the coding sequence ATGAATGTGGATAGACGGACTCTTATCAAGGCGACGGGTGCGGCAGGAATCGCGGGACTGGCCGGATGTACCGGCGGCCCGACGGAGGACGGAAACGGTGGGACCAACGACACCGGTGGCAACGGTAGCGACGACTCGGGCAACGAGTCGACCGACGGGGGCGCAGAAGCCTCCGGTAGCGCCGACGTGAACGTCGGGATGGTGTACGCGACAGGCGGTCTGGGCGACGGGTCGTTCAACGACCAGGCGCAGACCGGCGTAAAGCAGGCCGCCGACGAGTACAGCGTCACGCACGACGACGTCCAGCCGAGCGAAGTGACGGAGTTCCAGACGTTCCAGCAGCAGTTCGCCCAGGGCGGCGAGTACGACCTCATCTGCTGCATCGGCTTCCTGCAGGCGGAGGCGCTCGCGGAGAACGCGCCGGACTACCCCGAGCAGAACTTCATGATCGTCGACAGCGTTGTCGAGGAGCCGAACGTCGCGAGCTACGTGTTCGGCGAGAACGAGGGCTCGTTCCTCGTCGGCCAACTGGCCGGGCTGTTGACCCAGCAGGAGTTCAGCGCGGGCGCCGGCGAGACGAGCCCCGACCAGGCGAAAGTCGGGTTCGTCGGCGGCGTCGAGGGCGACCTCATCGGCAAGTTCGAGGCGGGCTACCGCGCAGGCGTCGCGGAGGTCAGCCAGGACATCGAGGTGCAGGTCAGCTACGTCGGCAACTTCAACGACACCCAAGCGGGCAACGAGGCGGCGACGGCGATGTACAACGACGGCGTTGACATCGTCTACCACGCGGCCGGCAACGCCGGCAGAGGCGTGTTCGAGGCCGCTCAGGATGCTGGGAAGTTCGCCATCGGCGTCGACAAGGACCAGTCGGTGACCGAGTCCGGCTACGCGGACGTCATCCTCGCGAGCATGGTCAAGCGCGTCGACACCGCCGTCTACACCTCCATCGAGAGCGTCGTCAACGCCGAGTTCGAGGGCGGCAGTGTCACGACGCTCGGTCTCGAACAGGAGGGCGTCGCGGCCGTCTACGGCGACGAGATCGGCGACGACATCCCCGAGGACGTGACGTCATCCGTCTCCGAGTCGCGGCAGGCCATCATCGACGGCAACATCTCGGTGCCTGTCGACCCCTCGAATCTGTAA
- a CDS encoding phosphopentomutase/phosphoglucosamine mutase produces MELFGTAGIRGSATERVTPELALAVGRAVGRDGREFVVARDGRVTGPALASAVEAGLLSAGADVRRAGMLPTPALAFASRGRRGVMLTASHNPPTDNGIKVFDDGVEYDRTAERAVEERVAADDGSSAWNEWGVSENEAALSTYRNAVVDYARGHGAPLSGLRVAVDCGNGMAGLATPQVLRSLGATVITLNANVDGHFPGRESKPTPESLRDLRTFVADAAEEDEPFAFGIGHDGDADRIVVVAPDGEVIHEDTVVAILAEHYVRTVESDDPVVVTTPNASARIDERVREAGGRVERVRLGALHEGIAAVENAGGDVVFAAEPWKHIHTQFGGWIDGIASAAVVSRLVADAGLDALRAPVTERPYRKVSVDCPDGAKRETMATLERTLPDAFPEADVDTEYGVRLEFPDGSWLLVRPSGTEPYVRLYAESDDVGSLVADAAAVIENAVESANN; encoded by the coding sequence ATGGAACTGTTCGGAACCGCCGGAATCCGCGGAAGCGCGACCGAGCGCGTGACGCCAGAACTCGCCCTCGCCGTCGGCCGCGCGGTCGGCCGCGACGGACGTGAGTTCGTCGTCGCCCGCGACGGTCGGGTGACCGGACCGGCACTCGCGTCCGCCGTCGAGGCGGGACTGTTGTCTGCCGGTGCCGACGTCCGGCGTGCCGGAATGCTGCCGACACCTGCGCTCGCGTTCGCCTCGCGGGGTCGGCGCGGCGTGATGCTCACGGCGTCGCACAACCCGCCGACCGACAACGGCATCAAGGTGTTCGACGACGGCGTCGAGTACGACCGGACGGCCGAGCGCGCGGTCGAAGAACGCGTCGCCGCCGACGACGGGTCCAGCGCGTGGAACGAGTGGGGCGTCAGCGAGAACGAGGCAGCGCTGTCGACGTACCGAAACGCAGTCGTCGACTACGCGCGCGGCCACGGTGCGCCGCTTTCGGGCCTCCGCGTCGCCGTCGACTGCGGCAACGGGATGGCGGGTCTCGCCACCCCGCAGGTGCTCCGCTCCCTCGGCGCGACCGTCATCACACTGAACGCGAACGTCGACGGGCACTTCCCCGGCCGCGAGAGCAAGCCGACCCCGGAGTCGCTTCGGGACCTCCGGACGTTCGTCGCCGACGCCGCCGAAGAAGACGAACCGTTCGCCTTCGGCATCGGTCACGACGGCGACGCCGACCGAATCGTCGTCGTCGCGCCTGACGGCGAGGTGATCCACGAGGACACCGTCGTTGCGATTCTCGCCGAGCACTACGTCCGGACCGTCGAGAGCGACGACCCGGTGGTCGTGACGACGCCGAACGCCTCCGCCCGCATCGACGAGCGCGTCCGCGAGGCCGGCGGGCGGGTCGAACGCGTCCGCCTCGGCGCGCTCCACGAAGGCATCGCAGCGGTCGAGAACGCGGGCGGCGACGTTGTCTTCGCCGCCGAACCGTGGAAACACATCCACACCCAGTTCGGCGGGTGGATAGACGGCATCGCCTCCGCCGCCGTCGTCAGCCGTCTCGTCGCCGACGCGGGTCTCGACGCGCTCCGCGCTCCCGTCACCGAGCGACCCTATCGAAAAGTGAGCGTCGACTGCCCCGACGGGGCCAAACGCGAGACGATGGCGACGCTGGAGCGGACGCTCCCCGACGCTTTCCCCGAGGCGGACGTCGACACCGAGTACGGTGTCCGACTGGAGTTCCCGGACGGGTCGTGGCTGCTCGTCCGCCCGAGCGGTACGGAGCCGTACGTCCGCCTCTACGCCGAAAGCGACGACGTGGGCTCGCTCGTCGCCGACGCTGCCGCTGTCATCGAAAACGCCGTCGAGTCGGCGAACAACTGA
- a CDS encoding acylphosphatase: MSDTPNDTERTRAHVFVSGRVQGVFYRANTRDTAREQGVDGWVRNLDDGRVEAVFEGPPALVESMVEWCESGSPAAEVESVDAEYEEPEGVDGFEVRR, encoded by the coding sequence ATGAGCGACACACCGAACGACACCGAACGGACTCGCGCTCACGTCTTCGTCTCCGGTCGCGTACAGGGCGTCTTCTACCGCGCAAACACCCGCGATACGGCGCGCGAACAGGGCGTCGACGGCTGGGTCCGAAACCTCGACGACGGCCGGGTCGAAGCGGTGTTCGAGGGACCGCCGGCGCTCGTCGAATCGATGGTCGAGTGGTGCGAGAGCGGCAGCCCCGCCGCAGAGGTCGAGAGCGTGGACGCGGAGTACGAGGAACCGGAGGGCGTCGACGGATTCGAGGTCAGACGGTAA
- a CDS encoding DMT family transporter, translating into MFRTRSSARRYGFALAPLSAAALWGGMYVVSKWTFAAIPPVTLGFLRVALGALVLFAVAKSRGVRVEREDYGRFIVLGGWVALTIATQFVGTELTNASQGSLLTVLTPVFTVALGVSVLDERLTAKKSLGMALAVVGTLFVVAGQYRLSDLAAGNLAGLAALVAASVAWAGYTVWGVPVVRRYSALTAATYATVAATPMLALLSAAELVAGGVPADAFAPSLPTLGAVVYLGVAATAAAWYLWYKGLEYVGAGTVAVFFFAQPVVGAALGAVLLGERVGPAFLVGGLVMAVGVTVVSTARA; encoded by the coding sequence GTGTTCCGAACACGCTCCAGCGCTCGGCGGTACGGGTTCGCGCTCGCACCGCTGTCAGCAGCGGCGCTCTGGGGGGGCATGTACGTCGTCTCGAAGTGGACGTTCGCGGCGATACCGCCGGTGACGCTCGGGTTTCTACGCGTCGCGCTCGGCGCACTCGTCCTGTTCGCTGTCGCCAAGAGCCGAGGCGTCCGCGTCGAGCGCGAGGACTACGGCCGGTTCATCGTCCTCGGCGGGTGGGTGGCGCTCACCATCGCCACGCAGTTCGTCGGCACCGAACTGACGAACGCGAGTCAGGGGTCGTTGCTCACCGTTCTGACGCCCGTCTTCACCGTCGCGCTCGGGGTCTCGGTGCTGGACGAACGGCTGACGGCGAAGAAGTCGCTCGGCATGGCACTGGCCGTCGTCGGGACGCTTTTCGTCGTCGCCGGACAGTACCGCCTCTCGGACCTCGCCGCCGGAAATCTCGCGGGTCTCGCCGCGCTCGTCGCCGCGAGCGTCGCGTGGGCGGGCTACACCGTCTGGGGTGTGCCGGTCGTCCGCCGCTACTCGGCGCTGACGGCGGCGACGTACGCGACGGTGGCCGCGACGCCGATGCTCGCGCTGCTCTCGGCCGCGGAACTCGTCGCCGGCGGCGTCCCCGCTGACGCGTTCGCGCCGTCGCTCCCGACGCTCGGTGCCGTCGTCTACCTCGGCGTTGCGGCGACGGCGGCGGCGTGGTATCTGTGGTACAAGGGACTGGAGTACGTCGGCGCCGGAACTGTCGCCGTCTTCTTCTTCGCGCAACCGGTCGTCGGTGCGGCGCTCGGTGCGGTGCTTCTAGGCGAACGCGTCGGCCCGGCGTTTCTCGTCGGGGGCCTCGTGATGGCTGTCGGCGTCACCGTCGTCAGCACAGCCCGGGCCTGA
- a CDS encoding TrmB family transcriptional regulator codes for MNSDGPDERDVEEALERLGLSNYEARVFVALHRLGTGTAKDIHELAGVPRSQVYGAAEDLEARGLVELQQSTPKRYRPVSLDAAKELLTVRLERERDRAFDALAELRSEEHGEETRDDVWTVRGRKPIDDRTVDLIRRAESQVVFGGDSVDIVGDDVTAALRERAAAGLEVHVVSASAAVRERFEDDDIGVAAPPADAPGDFTGRVVLADDDIFLLSVLYEGDGDDPPEETAIWSAGTAMAAVLTRAAGSGIDALIGRDGS; via the coding sequence ATGAACAGCGACGGACCCGACGAACGCGACGTCGAGGAGGCGCTCGAACGCCTCGGCCTCTCGAACTACGAGGCGCGGGTCTTCGTCGCGCTCCACCGGCTCGGCACCGGCACGGCGAAGGACATCCACGAACTCGCGGGCGTCCCGCGCTCGCAAGTGTACGGCGCGGCGGAGGATCTCGAAGCGCGTGGTCTCGTCGAACTCCAGCAGTCGACGCCGAAGCGGTACCGCCCGGTCAGCCTCGACGCGGCCAAGGAACTGCTGACCGTCCGCCTCGAACGCGAACGGGACCGCGCGTTCGACGCCCTCGCGGAACTCCGAAGCGAGGAGCACGGCGAGGAGACCCGCGATGACGTGTGGACCGTCCGGGGGCGCAAACCCATCGACGACCGAACCGTCGACCTGATTCGTCGCGCGGAGTCGCAGGTCGTCTTCGGCGGCGATTCGGTCGACATCGTCGGCGACGACGTGACCGCGGCGCTCCGAGAACGCGCTGCCGCCGGTCTCGAGGTCCACGTCGTCAGCGCCAGCGCGGCTGTTCGCGAACGGTTCGAAGACGACGACATCGGCGTCGCCGCACCGCCGGCGGACGCACCTGGCGACTTCACCGGGAGAGTCGTGCTGGCCGACGACGACATCTTTCTCCTCTCCGTGCTGTACGAGGGCGACGGCGACGACCCGCCCGAGGAGACGGCCATCTGGAGCGCCGGCACCGCGATGGCGGCGGTGTTGACCCGAGCTGCCGGCAGCGGTATCGACGCGCTCATTGGCAGAGACGGGTCGTAG
- a CDS encoding efflux RND transporter permease subunit: MALDHQRAIDWVDERIVERSGRVVVLFLVLTLVFTAGLGNVSTESGTEQFAEDIPANRALEDINREFGAPFESEPGSTQLIQRGQNVLSKPALLEMLRTQEALEERTGLRVSSTSSAATVVAQSLDPEATTLDAQITAVERASPSEIRAAVRANADNPGFTGTLSNDFNRRSASASATIGVVRHDIPGYESAAAGQGGSSPLTPIQRQTQHVVAATSDDITVFGSGVTADEFGSVITDSLLIVTPAAVIFIVFFLVVAYRDLIDLLLGGLSLFMTIIWTFGFLGLAGIPFSQMMIAVPPLLLAVGIDFGIHAINRYREDRQDGHDIDGAMQLATDQLLVAFFIVTGTTVIGFLSNLASDLAPIQDFGIVAAVGIVFTFLIFGIFLPAAKVWIDRRRDGWPIPTFSETPLGQEGSRLGEALRGGVVVAGKAPALFLLAVVLLSAGAGAYATGVDTSFSQEDFLPPEETPAYLDALPEPFAPSEYSVVATLNFLEEKFETTQGGSATVFWETNMERDTALEEIHRAGDDPPDSFVHSGGRADSESIVTVIRSQTARDPEFRAVVDRNDADGNGVPDRNLGDVYDALLNTPARSQAVDYLSEDRRSTRITYSTKASASQNAVTEDARAVADKFRGGDDAAVATGDIVVFKAVSDLILQSAISSLALALGATVVFLVLVYWLVEGYPSLGVANTVPIGVAVALIAGTMRLLDISFNAFTATILAITIGLGIDYSVHVVHRFVDERRTHSLFTALDRTVRGTGGALAGSMLTTTFGIGVLVLSLLSVLGQFGVLTALSIAYSFFVSLLVLPSVLVLWDRYQGNDPAVPIGHGTAQSEAKQSKRRAARWER; this comes from the coding sequence ATGGCGCTGGACCACCAGCGCGCCATCGACTGGGTGGACGAGCGCATCGTCGAGCGGTCGGGACGCGTCGTCGTCCTGTTTCTCGTCCTGACGCTCGTCTTCACCGCCGGTCTCGGCAACGTCTCGACGGAGTCGGGCACCGAGCAGTTCGCCGAGGACATCCCGGCGAACCGGGCGCTCGAAGACATCAACCGCGAGTTCGGCGCGCCGTTCGAGAGCGAACCCGGGTCGACGCAGTTGATACAGCGCGGCCAGAACGTGCTGTCGAAACCGGCGCTGTTGGAGATGCTGCGCACGCAGGAGGCGCTCGAAGAGCGCACCGGCCTCCGCGTCTCGTCGACGAGCAGCGCCGCAACGGTCGTCGCGCAGTCGCTCGACCCCGAAGCGACGACGCTCGACGCGCAGATAACCGCCGTCGAGCGGGCGTCGCCCAGCGAGATTCGGGCGGCCGTCCGCGCGAACGCCGACAACCCGGGCTTCACGGGTACCCTGAGCAACGACTTCAACCGCCGGTCGGCGTCGGCGTCGGCGACCATTGGCGTCGTCCGACACGACATCCCCGGCTACGAGTCCGCGGCCGCCGGGCAGGGCGGATCGAGTCCGCTCACGCCGATCCAACGGCAGACCCAGCACGTGGTCGCGGCGACGAGCGACGACATCACCGTCTTCGGCAGCGGCGTCACCGCCGACGAGTTCGGGTCGGTCATCACCGACTCGCTTCTCATCGTCACGCCCGCGGCGGTCATCTTCATCGTCTTCTTCCTCGTCGTCGCCTACCGCGACCTCATCGACCTGCTCTTGGGAGGGCTGTCGCTGTTCATGACCATCATCTGGACGTTCGGCTTCCTCGGTCTCGCCGGCATCCCGTTCAGCCAGATGATGATCGCGGTGCCGCCGCTTTTGCTCGCGGTCGGCATCGACTTCGGCATCCACGCCATCAACCGCTACCGCGAGGACAGACAGGACGGCCACGACATCGACGGCGCGATGCAACTGGCGACCGACCAGTTGCTCGTCGCCTTCTTCATCGTCACCGGGACGACGGTCATCGGCTTTCTCTCGAATCTGGCCTCTGACCTTGCGCCGATTCAGGACTTCGGTATCGTAGCCGCCGTCGGCATTGTGTTCACGTTCCTCATCTTCGGCATCTTCCTCCCGGCGGCGAAGGTGTGGATCGACCGCCGCCGCGACGGCTGGCCGATTCCGACGTTCAGCGAGACGCCGCTCGGTCAGGAAGGCTCGCGCCTCGGCGAGGCGCTCCGCGGCGGCGTCGTCGTCGCCGGGAAGGCTCCGGCGCTGTTCTTACTCGCTGTCGTACTCCTTAGCGCGGGTGCAGGCGCGTACGCGACGGGCGTCGACACGAGTTTCTCGCAGGAGGATTTCCTCCCGCCCGAGGAGACGCCCGCCTACCTCGACGCACTTCCAGAACCGTTCGCGCCGTCGGAGTACTCCGTCGTCGCGACGCTGAACTTCCTCGAGGAGAAGTTCGAGACGACTCAGGGCGGCAGCGCGACCGTCTTCTGGGAGACGAACATGGAACGGGACACGGCGCTCGAAGAGATTCACCGCGCCGGCGACGACCCGCCGGACTCGTTCGTCCACTCGGGCGGGCGCGCGGACTCCGAGAGCATCGTGACGGTCATCCGGTCGCAGACCGCCCGAGACCCCGAATTCCGGGCCGTAGTCGACCGCAACGACGCCGACGGCAACGGCGTCCCCGACCGGAACCTCGGCGACGTGTACGACGCACTGTTGAACACTCCCGCGCGGAGTCAAGCGGTCGATTACCTCTCCGAGGACCGCCGGAGCACCCGCATCACCTACTCGACGAAAGCCAGCGCCAGCCAGAACGCGGTGACCGAAGACGCCCGAGCAGTCGCCGACAAGTTCCGAGGCGGTGACGACGCCGCTGTCGCGACGGGCGACATCGTCGTCTTCAAAGCAGTGTCGGACCTCATCCTCCAGTCGGCGATCTCGAGTCTCGCGCTTGCACTCGGCGCAACGGTGGTGTTCCTCGTGCTCGTCTACTGGCTCGTCGAGGGCTACCCGTCGCTCGGCGTCGCCAACACCGTCCCCATCGGCGTCGCCGTCGCGCTCATCGCGGGCACGATGCGCCTCCTCGACATCTCGTTCAACGCGTTCACGGCGACGATTCTCGCCATCACCATCGGTCTCGGCATCGACTACTCGGTCCACGTTGTCCACCGGTTCGTCGACGAGCGGCGGACACACTCGCTGTTTACGGCGCTCGACCGGACCGTTCGCGGGACGGGCGGCGCGCTCGCGGGGAGCATGCTCACGACGACGTTCGGTATCGGCGTGCTCGTGCTCTCGTTGCTGAGCGTCCTCGGACAGTTCGGCGTGCTGACGGCGCTCAGCATCGCGTACTCCTTCTTCGTCTCGCTGCTCGTCCTCCCGTCGGTGCTCGTGCTCTGGGACCGCTATCAGGGCAACGACCCGGCGGTTCCGATCGGGCACGGAACGGCACAATCCGAAGCGAAACAGTCGAAAAGACGGGCGGCGAGGTGGGAACGATGA
- a CDS encoding COG1361 S-layer family protein has product MRRKALSVLLVLALLTTPATVSAIEDPRFEVYVPEPTLTPGAQSNLSVQLVNDANDVDEQVRNARNVKATLNSGGTPISVKSGTRLVGTMQDGQPATLDFRIGVPSDIESGTYDLELELTYEYDNDERTTDTVDVTVRVDDRARFVVTDTETDAPAGGSGTMNVTMRNVGDSVARNASVTVQTASADVRFGESESASRFVEQWEPGETRTLQYDVNVANNANPEPYTMRATTEYENGNGESAETSPVSFGVTPLPEQSFALENVEGSLYVGEEGTLSGELVNTGETPARNVVLVFESQNSNVNPVETEYAVGTLDPGERAEFDFSTEVTDNADAGPRQFSLEAKYRNADGTQHTSDPLDVRVEIGEQRDEFDLEGVNATFAAGESGELVVEVTNERDEPLREISAKIFPDSPISADSSEAYVDELAPGESAELVFGVSVGGDALAKTYPVQMDFRYEDASGDSQLSDTYQLPVEVTGDDGGNVSLTLLGVGAVAVLGVGAVLYRRRNGGV; this is encoded by the coding sequence ATGCGCAGAAAGGCACTCAGCGTTCTTCTCGTTCTCGCACTGCTCACGACGCCAGCGACGGTGTCAGCCATCGAAGATCCGCGGTTCGAGGTGTACGTCCCCGAACCCACGCTCACGCCGGGCGCACAGTCGAACCTCTCAGTCCAACTCGTCAACGACGCGAACGACGTGGACGAACAGGTCCGGAACGCCCGTAACGTCAAAGCGACGTTGAACTCCGGCGGAACTCCCATCTCCGTCAAGTCCGGCACGCGCCTCGTCGGCACGATGCAGGACGGGCAACCGGCGACCCTCGACTTCAGAATCGGCGTCCCCAGCGACATCGAGTCGGGGACGTACGACCTCGAACTCGAACTGACCTACGAGTACGACAACGACGAGCGGACGACCGACACCGTCGACGTGACCGTCCGCGTCGACGACCGCGCGCGCTTCGTCGTCACCGACACCGAGACGGACGCGCCTGCCGGCGGCAGCGGGACGATGAACGTCACGATGCGCAACGTCGGCGATAGCGTCGCCCGAAACGCCTCGGTGACGGTGCAGACGGCGAGCGCCGACGTCCGTTTCGGCGAGAGCGAGTCCGCCAGTCGATTCGTCGAACAGTGGGAACCCGGCGAGACCCGGACGCTACAGTACGACGTGAACGTCGCGAACAACGCGAACCCGGAGCCGTACACGATGCGCGCGACCACCGAGTACGAGAACGGAAACGGCGAGAGCGCCGAGACGTCGCCCGTCTCCTTTGGCGTGACGCCGCTTCCCGAGCAGTCGTTCGCTCTCGAAAACGTCGAAGGCTCGCTGTACGTCGGCGAGGAGGGAACGCTGTCGGGCGAACTGGTCAACACTGGCGAGACGCCCGCCCGCAACGTCGTCCTCGTCTTCGAGAGCCAGAACTCGAACGTCAATCCCGTCGAGACGGAGTATGCCGTCGGCACGCTCGACCCGGGTGAGCGCGCCGAGTTCGACTTTTCGACGGAAGTAACCGACAACGCCGACGCCGGGCCGCGGCAGTTCTCGCTCGAAGCGAAGTACCGCAACGCCGACGGTACCCAGCACACGAGCGATCCGCTCGACGTGCGCGTCGAAATCGGCGAGCAACGAGACGAGTTCGACCTCGAAGGCGTCAACGCGACGTTCGCGGCGGGCGAGAGCGGCGAACTCGTCGTCGAGGTGACGAACGAACGCGACGAACCGCTCCGCGAGATCTCGGCGAAGATATTCCCGGACTCGCCCATCTCCGCCGACAGCAGCGAGGCGTACGTCGACGAACTCGCGCCCGGCGAGAGCGCGGAACTCGTCTTCGGCGTCAGCGTCGGCGGCGACGCGCTGGCGAAGACGTACCCCGTCCAGATGGACTTCCGGTACGAGGACGCCTCCGGCGACAGCCAACTGTCGGACACGTACCAACTGCCCGTCGAGGTGACCGGCGACGACGGCGGTAACGTCTCGCTGACGCTCCTCGGCGTCGGCGCTGTCGCCGTTCTCGGCGTCGGCGCGGTACTGTACCGCCGACGCAACGGCGGCGTCTGA